One genomic segment of Sminthopsis crassicaudata isolate SCR6 chromosome 4, ASM4859323v1, whole genome shotgun sequence includes these proteins:
- the LOC141540927 gene encoding disintegrin and metalloproteinase domain-containing protein 30-like has protein sequence MNAVPSPGGSLLLLCLVMVLPALSCLTQDFVFLADWGFSSYEVITPRQLGPRRGDPEVAGRVSYLLHVEGKKHVVHLRVKKLLLSRHLRVFSFTERGARLEDQPHIPADCNYEGFVEGSPDSQAILSACFGGLRGMLNMNGSLYQVEPLKTSTTFEHIIYRLREEGIANQTCGVTNEEIARQLAQSQGLEVLSKTDFSQSYIHLKYIELMLVMDHNRYLSRHSNVTQVIADCLTLSVIADANFNTLNAHIHLMAIEVWTDKNKIDENGNRLLQVLQLFSFYKKHVLYPRISMDWAHLFVGKQFEDAAGWAWVSGACHSFTASSISSLPWKTHLDYALGFVHEMGHGFGMAHDSEFCVCAAKRCLMDSSLGGRTFSNCSFESYFDFVTKKGKCLYNVPGVVYRVEKCGNKVVEKGEDCDCGSKAECRHDKCCLPTCKFKQRAQCNSGLCCKRCHFHPSGKLCRPKRSECDLDEFCNGTTHLCPEDFYKQDGTPCGYNKTGLCYQNNCHSHLQQCRKLFGRSALNGPACCYAQINRGDRFGNCGLQDVEYKRCKPQDIISVAIEECVITGGTATVTLDGPLLSALSLDMEAALTVDLPQNGREERVYSGT, from the exons ATGAATGCTGTGCCCTCCCCAGGAGGCTCCCTCCTCCTGCTCTGCCTGGTGATGGTCCTCCCTGCCTTGTCCTGCCTCACTCAGGACTTCGTTTTCCTTGCCGACTGGGGCTTCTCCTCCTACGAAGTGATCACCCCTCGGCAGCTAGGACCGCGCAGGGGGGACCCCGAGGTAGCCGGCCGGGTATCCTACCTCCTGCACGTGGAGGGCAAGAAGCACGTGGTTCACCTGCGAGTCAAGAAGCTTCTGTTGTCTAGACACCTGCGGGTTTTCTCCTTCACAGAGCGGGGAGCCAGACTGGAGGATCAGCCTCACATCCCTGCAGACTGCAACTATGAGGGTTTCGTGGAGGGCTCCCCGGACTCCCAGGCTATCTTAAGCGCCTGCTTTGGGGGCCTTCGAGGGATGCTGAACATGAATGGAAGCCTTTACCAAGTGGAACCCCTGAAGACCTCCACCACATTTGAACACATCATATATCGCTTGAGAGAGGAAGGGATTGCCAACCAGACCTGCGGCGTGACTAATGAAGAAATAGCCCGCCAGTTGGCCCAGAGTCAGGGCCTGGAGGTGCTTAGCAAGACAGATTTTTCTCAGTCCTATATACACCTAAAGTATATAGAGTTGATGCTTGTGATGGACCACAACAGGTATTTGAGTCGACACTCCAATGTGACCCAGGTGATTGCTGATTGCCTCACTTTGTCGGTAATAGCCGATGCAAACTTTAATACCTTGAATGCTCACATTCATCTAATGGCCATTGAGGTATGGACAGACAagaataaaattgatgaaaatgGGAATCGGTTACTCCAAGtcttacaattattttctttctataaaaaaCATGTTCTTTATCCTCGGATCTCCATGGATTGGGCTCACTTATTTGTGGGCAAGCAGTTTGAGGATGCTGCGGGATGGGCTTGGGTCTCCGGTGCTTGTCACTCATTTACAGCATCTTCAATCAGCAGCCTACCCTGGAAAACCCATCTAGATTACGCTTTGGGGTTTGTTCATGAAATGGGCCACGGCTTCGGCATGGCCCACGATTCAGAGTTCTGTGTTTGTGCAGCCAAAAGGTGCCTCATGGACTCTTCCCTGGGAGGCCGGACATTCAGCAATTGTAGCTTTgagagttattttgattttgtcaCCAAGAAAGGAAAATGTCTGTACAACGTTCCAGGCGTGGTATACAGGGTAGAGAAATGTGGCAACAAAGTGGTGGAGAAAGGAGAGGATTGTGACTGTGGCTCCAAAGCAGAATGCAGACATGATAAATGCTGTTTGCCAACTTGCAAATTTAAACAAAGGGCCCAGTGTAATTCTGGTCTTTGCTGTAAGCGCTGCCATTTTCATCCATCTGGAAAGCTATGTAGACCCAAGAGATCTGAGTGTGACCTTGATGAGTTCTGCAATGGTACCACCCATCTCTGCCCAGAGGACTTCTATAAACAAGATGGTACCCCATGTGGTTATAACAAAACTGGCCTTTGTTACCAAAATAATTGCCATTCTCATCTCCAGCAGTGTAGAAAGCTTTTTGGTCGTAGTGCCCTGAACGGCCCAGCTTGTTGCTATGCACAAATCAATCGAGGTGATCGCTTTGGCAACTGTGGACTCCAAGATGTGGAATATAAACGATGTAAACCTCAGGACATAAT AAGTGTAGCTATCGAGGAATGTGTAATAACAGGAGGAACTGCCACTGTGACTTTGGATGGGCCCCTCCTTTCTGCACTGAGCCTGGATATGGAGGCAGCATTGACAGTGGACCTCCCTCAaaatgggagggaagaaagagtgTATTCAGGCACCTAA